The proteins below are encoded in one region of Paenacidovorax monticola:
- a CDS encoding deoxyguanosinetriphosphate triphosphohydrolase: MHAPLAPYACDPARSRGRRHPEPPAPTRTEYQRDRDRIVHSTAFRRLVYKTQVFLNHEGDLFRTRLTHSLEVAQLGRSIARSLRINEDLVEAISLAHDLGHTPFGHAGQDALHDCMAGYGGFEHNLQSLRVVDRLEERYPAFNGLNLSFETREGILKHCSQAHARELEAQEPGGVGRRFLLRQQPSLEAQLCNLADEIAYNAHDIDDGVRSGLLTLDQLREVPLFDRYRAEAQAEHALLREDGAQRRLLNEAIRRMLSAQVYDVIDATQQALAQACPTDVEAVRSAPALVGFSAPMRVLSQELKRFLFRNLYRHPQVMETTGRAKQVVRDLFAAYLDEPAEMKPRFAARAQAADGVASRARVVADFIAGMTDRYAGREHERLTGQGLLG; this comes from the coding sequence ATGCACGCCCCCTTGGCTCCCTATGCCTGCGATCCGGCGCGGTCGCGTGGGCGCCGCCATCCCGAGCCGCCCGCGCCCACGCGCACCGAGTACCAGCGCGACCGGGATCGCATCGTGCACTCCACCGCGTTCCGCCGCCTGGTCTACAAGACCCAGGTGTTCCTCAACCATGAGGGGGATCTGTTCCGCACCCGCCTCACGCATTCGCTGGAGGTGGCGCAGCTGGGGCGCTCGATCGCGCGCTCTCTGCGGATCAATGAAGACCTGGTCGAGGCGATATCGCTGGCGCACGACCTGGGCCACACGCCGTTCGGCCATGCGGGTCAGGATGCATTGCACGATTGCATGGCCGGATATGGTGGCTTCGAGCACAACCTGCAGAGCCTGCGCGTGGTGGACCGGCTGGAAGAGCGCTACCCCGCGTTCAACGGGTTGAACCTCAGTTTCGAGACGCGCGAGGGTATTCTCAAGCACTGCTCGCAGGCCCATGCCCGCGAGCTGGAGGCGCAGGAGCCCGGTGGCGTGGGCCGGCGCTTCCTGCTACGCCAGCAGCCCAGCCTGGAGGCGCAGCTGTGCAATCTGGCCGACGAGATCGCCTACAACGCGCACGACATCGACGATGGCGTGCGCTCGGGCTTGCTGACCCTGGATCAGCTGCGCGAGGTGCCGCTGTTCGATCGCTACCGTGCCGAGGCGCAGGCTGAGCACGCGCTGCTGCGCGAGGACGGCGCGCAGCGCCGGCTGCTGAACGAGGCCATCCGCCGCATGCTGAGCGCGCAGGTGTACGACGTGATCGATGCCACCCAGCAGGCGTTGGCGCAGGCATGTCCGACGGATGTGGAGGCCGTGCGCAGCGCGCCCGCGCTCGTGGGGTTCAGTGCGCCCATGCGGGTGCTGTCGCAGGAGCTCAAGCGCTTCCTATTCCGCAACCTGTACCGCCATCCCCAGGTGATGGAGACCACCGGCCGCGCCAAGCAGGTCGTGCGGGATCTGTTCGCGGCATATCTGGACGAGCCGGCCGAAATGAAACCCCGTTTTGCGGCCAGGGCGCAAGCGGCCGACGGCGTGGCTTCCCGTGCGCGTGTGGTGGCGGACTTCATCGCCGGCATGACGGACCGCTATGCGGGCCGCGAGCATGAGCGGCTCACGGGGCAGGGCCTGCTGGGCTGA
- a CDS encoding DUF1415 domain-containing protein has product MSSSPVFPPDAVIADTVRWLERAVIGLNLCPFAKGVHTKGQIHYVVSEATDARGLLEDLQRELEALAEISAEKRDTTLLMAPQCLEDFLDFNDFLELADELIDAMDLGGILQVASFHPQFQFDGTEVDDVTNCTNRAPYPTLHLLREDSIDRAVEVFPEAESIYERNMQVLEELGAEGWAKLDVGPRCPIAFAQGQAS; this is encoded by the coding sequence ATGTCTTCCTCTCCTGTCTTTCCTCCTGATGCCGTGATCGCGGACACCGTGCGCTGGCTGGAGCGTGCCGTCATCGGACTCAACCTGTGCCCTTTCGCCAAAGGGGTGCATACCAAGGGCCAGATCCACTACGTGGTGAGCGAGGCCACCGATGCACGGGGCCTGCTCGAAGACCTGCAGCGCGAGCTGGAGGCGCTGGCCGAGATTTCGGCCGAGAAGCGGGACACGACCTTGCTCATGGCGCCGCAATGCCTGGAAGACTTCCTGGATTTCAACGATTTCCTGGAACTGGCCGATGAACTGATCGATGCCATGGATCTGGGAGGCATCCTGCAGGTGGCCTCTTTCCATCCACAGTTCCAGTTCGACGGCACCGAGGTGGACGACGTCACCAACTGCACCAACCGCGCTCCCTATCCCACGCTGCACCTGCTGCGTGAAGACAGCATCGACCGCGCGGTGGAGGTCTTTCCGGAGGCCGAATCCATCTACGAGCGCAACATGCAGGTGCTGGAGGAGCTGGGCGCCGAGGGCTGGGCCAAGCTGGATGTCGGCCCCCGTTGCCCCATCGCGTTCGCGCAGGGGCAGGCTTCGTGA
- a CDS encoding class I SAM-dependent methyltransferase codes for MPSVSEQLDLRPGQSLELLQELHILTREGRINQDSRRKLKQVYHLFQFIEPLLQELSRDGHAPTLADHGAGKSYLGFILYDLFFKALGRGQIYGIEWRAELVDKSRALAARLGFDRMAFLNLSVAASAEAVELPAQIDVVTALHACDTATDDAIAFGLQKRARALVLVPCCQAEVAACLRQGKALQLARTPLAELWRHPLHTRELGSQITNVLRCLHLEASGYQVTVTELVGWEHSMKNELIIARYTGQKKRSAAERLRAILAEFGLEQALAPRFGLEFVPD; via the coding sequence GTGCCCTCGGTTTCGGAGCAGCTGGACCTGCGTCCGGGCCAGTCGCTTGAACTGCTCCAGGAGCTGCACATCCTCACGCGCGAAGGGCGCATCAACCAGGATTCGCGGCGCAAGCTCAAACAGGTCTACCACCTGTTCCAATTCATCGAGCCGCTGCTGCAGGAGCTGTCCCGGGACGGGCATGCGCCCACGCTGGCCGACCATGGCGCCGGCAAGTCCTATCTGGGCTTCATCCTTTACGACCTGTTCTTCAAGGCCCTGGGCCGGGGGCAGATCTACGGCATCGAGTGGCGTGCCGAACTGGTCGACAAGTCCCGCGCACTGGCGGCTCGGCTGGGCTTCGATCGCATGGCGTTCCTGAACCTGTCCGTGGCGGCCTCCGCCGAAGCGGTCGAACTGCCGGCCCAGATCGACGTGGTGACGGCCCTGCACGCATGCGATACGGCCACCGACGACGCGATTGCCTTCGGGCTGCAGAAGCGGGCCCGGGCCCTGGTGCTCGTGCCCTGCTGCCAGGCCGAGGTGGCGGCTTGCCTGCGCCAGGGCAAGGCGCTGCAGCTGGCGCGCACGCCGCTGGCGGAGTTGTGGCGCCATCCGCTGCACACCCGCGAATTGGGCAGCCAGATCACCAATGTGCTGCGTTGCCTGCACCTGGAGGCCAGCGGCTACCAGGTCACGGTGACCGAACTCGTCGGCTGGGAGCACAGCATGAAGAACGAGCTCATCATCGCGCGCTACACGGGGCAGAAGAAGCGCAGCGCCGCCGAGCGGCTGCGCGCCATCCTGGCCGAATTCGGGCTGGAGCAAGCACTGGCCCCGCGCTTCGGGCTGGAGTTCGTGCCGGACTAG
- a CDS encoding transposase, whose amino-acid sequence MARLSRLTLPGLPHHVVQRGNNRQAIFVDAVDYETMLTLLMEQSQKFRVAVHAYVLMGNHLHLLATPQTADGLPLMMQAVGRSYVRCFNNRHGRSGTLWEGRYRSTVLQPERHLLACMVYIDLNPVRGGLVAQPADYPWSSHAACLGLRADRLVTPHALFWALGNTPFAREAAYAALVQAGIGGQEQAALTQSVLTGWALGDPEFIGALQARTERRVVKARAGRPPSANRKAE is encoded by the coding sequence ATGGCCCGCCTTTCCCGACTGACCCTTCCCGGACTCCCCCACCACGTCGTCCAGCGCGGCAACAACCGCCAGGCGATCTTCGTGGACGCGGTGGACTACGAGACCATGCTGACGCTGCTCATGGAGCAGTCGCAGAAGTTCCGGGTGGCCGTGCACGCCTACGTGCTCATGGGCAACCACCTGCACCTGCTGGCCACGCCGCAGACGGCGGATGGTCTGCCGCTCATGATGCAGGCCGTGGGACGCAGCTATGTGCGCTGCTTCAACAACCGCCACGGGCGCTCGGGCACGCTCTGGGAGGGGCGCTACCGCTCGACCGTGCTGCAGCCCGAACGCCACCTGCTGGCCTGCATGGTCTACATCGACCTCAATCCCGTGCGCGGAGGGCTCGTTGCCCAGCCCGCGGACTATCCCTGGTCCAGCCATGCAGCCTGCCTGGGGCTGCGTGCCGACCGGCTGGTGACCCCGCATGCCTTGTTCTGGGCCTTGGGCAATACGCCCTTCGCCCGCGAAGCCGCCTATGCGGCCCTGGTGCAGGCCGGCATCGGAGGGCAGGAGCAGGCGGCCTTGACGCAGTCCGTGCTGACAGGCTGGGCACTCGGAGACCCGGAGTTCATTGGCGCCTTGCAGGCGCGCACCGAGCGCAGGGTGGTGAAGGCGCGCGCCGGGCGGCCTCCTTCGGCAAACCGAAAAGCAGAGTAG